A stretch of Zootoca vivipara chromosome 13, rZooViv1.1, whole genome shotgun sequence DNA encodes these proteins:
- the CDH24 gene encoding cadherin-24, with amino-acid sequence MASFLQLLLAWLGGCGCAGRLMPPSQGARAGSPRGNVSQRWERPLLRSRRSWVWNQFFVIEEYAGPEPVLIGRLHTDVDRGEGRIKYVLTGEGAGTVFVIDEKTGNIHVTKTLDREEKSQYTLLAQAVDRASNRPLEPPSEFIIKVQDINDNPPVFLHGPYHATVPEMSNVGTSVIQVTAHDADDPAYGNSARLVYTVLEGLPFFSVDPQTGVIRTATPNMDRETQQEFLVVVQAKDMGGHAGGLSGSTTVTVTLSDVNDNPPRFPQSSYQFSVVETAPPGSAVGRLRAHDPDEGENALLAYSILDGGDGAEAFAIHTDALGQDGIITVKKPLDFESRHSYTFRVEATNTLIDPQYIRKGPFKDMATVRITVEDADEPPAFSRSDYHLAVYENSPPGTLLGKVTAVDLDSPSSAIRYSILPHTDPERYFSINPQDGTILTSVPLDRELLPWHNMTVVATELDSPTQASHVQVAVQILDVNDNPPQLEHSYEPFVCDNAAPGHLVQLIRAVDRDEDGNVSRIIIRSPLGARDPNVTVRDNKDNSASLLLRASRLPTQGGSLLVPLELVDGGSPTRTGSPTLTVSICRCRRDGAMHSCGAEALGSPAGLSTGALLAILACVGTLLALVLLFVALRRQKQAALLPFEEEDVRENIITYDDEGGGEEDTEAFDMAALQNPDAAPPPPQQRRLFRRDVLPRLHFPPSLPTRLPPQPHDVASFLAARLSEVDADPSVPPYDSIQVYGYEGQGSSAGSLSSPGSSCAGDSDAGGYEYLEEWGPLFRTLAELYGTPEGPPPT; translated from the exons ATGGCCAGTTTCCTCCAGCTCCTGCTGGCCTGGTTGGGAGGCTGCGGCTGCGCAGGCCGCCTCATGCCGCCCAGCCAGGGTGCCAGAGCTGGGTCCCCGCGGGGGAACGTGTCTCAGCGCTGGGAGCGCCCGCTGCTGAGGTCCCGCCGCAGCTGGGTCTGGAACCAGTTCTTCGTCATCGAGGAGTACGCCGGGCCGGAGCCCGTCCTCATCGGAAGG CTTCACACCGACGTGGACCGGGGCGAGGGCCGCATCAAGTACGTCTTAACCGGAGAGGGGGCCGGCACGGTCTTCGTGATCGATGAGAAAACGGGCAACATCCACGTCACCAAAACCTTGGACCGGGAGGAGAAATCCCAGTATACGTTGCTGGCCCAGGCTGTGGATCGGGCCTCTAACCGGCCTTTGGAGCCGCCGTCTGAGTTCATCATCAAAGTCCAAGACATCAACGACAACCCGCCGGTCTTCCTCCATGGCCCCTACCACGCTACTGTGCCTGAAATGAGCAACGTGG GTACGTCCGTGATTCAGGTGACGGCCCACGATGCGGATGACCCGGCCTACGGGAACAGTGCCAGGCTGGTCTATACGGTACTCGAGGGGTTGCCATTCTTCTCCGTCGACCCCCAGACGG GTGTGATCCGGACAGCGACCCCCAACATGGACCGGGAAACCCAGCAAGAATTCCTTGTGGTGGTTCAGGCCAAGGACATGGGGGGGCATGCTGGGGGTCTCTCAGGAAGCACGACCGTCACTGTCACACTGAGCGACGTCAACGATAACCCGCCTCGCTTCCCTCAGA gcTCTTACCAGTTTTCCGTGGTAGAGACTGCACCTCCCGGCTCTGCCGTGGGGCGGCTGCGAGCGCACGACCCCGACGAAGGGGAGAATGCTCTGCTGGCCTACAGCATTCTCGATGGAGGAGATGGAGCAGAAGCCTTTGCTATCCACACCGATGCGCTGGGACAGGACGGGATCATCACAGTGAAAAAG CCCCTCGACTTCGAATCGCGCCACTCGTACACCTTCCGCGTGGAAGCCACCAACACGCTCATCGACCCCCAGTACATCCGCAAAGGTCCCTTCAAAGACATGGCCACCGTCCGCATCACGGTGGAGGACGCCGACGAGCCCCCGGCGTTCTCCCGCTCCGACTACCACCTCGCCGTGTACGAGAACAGCCCCCCGGGGACCCTGCTGGGCAAGGTGACAGCCGTGGACCTCGACTCCCCCAGCAGCGCCATCCG ATACTCCATCCTGCCGCACACGGACCCCGAGCGCTATTTCAGCATCAACCCTCAGGACGGGACGATCCTGACCTCTGTGCCTCTCGACCGGGAGCTCTTGCCCTGGCATAACATGACCGTGGTGGCAACGGAACTTG ACAGCCCCACACAGGCCTCCCACGTCCAAGTGGCCGTCCAGATTCTGGATGTCAACGACAACCCACCCCAGCTGGAGCACAGCTACGAGCCGTTTGTCTGTGACAATGCCGCCCCCGGCCAC TTGGTGCAGCTGATCCGAGCGGTGGATCGAGACGAGGATGGGAACGTGAGCCGCATCATAATCCGCTCCCCGCTTGGGGCCAGGGACCCAAACGTCACTGTGCGAGACAACAAGG ATAACTCTGCCTCCTTGCTACTTCGTGCTTCCCGCCTGCCAACACAAGGCGGGTCCCTGCTGGTGCCGCTGGAACTGGTGGACGGGGGCTCCCCCACCCGCACAGGCTCCCCCACCCTGACCGTCAGCATCTGCCGGTGTCGGCGCGATGGGGCCATGCACTCCTGCGGAGCCGAGGCCCTGGGGTCCCCGGCAGGCCTCAGCACGGGTGCCCTTCTTGCCATCCTCGCCTGTGTGGGCACTCTGCTTG CCCTGGTGCTGCTGTTTGTCGCCCTCCGGAGGCAGAAGCAGGCGGCGCTGCTGCCTTTCGAAGAAGAGGACGTCCGCGAGAACATCATCACCTACGACGACGAGGGCGGGGGCGAAGAGGACACAGAGGCCTTCGACATGGCCGCCCTGCAGAACCCCGACGCTGCCCCTCCACCCCCTCAGCAGCGCCGCCTCTTCAGGCGGGACGTGCTACCCCGCCTGCACTTCCCGCCCTCCTTGCCGACCCGCCTGCCCCCTCAGCCCCATGACGTGGCCAGCTTCCTGGCGGCCCGCCTGAGCGAAGTGGACGCCGACCCCTCCGTCCCTCCCTACGACTCCATCCAGGTGTACGGCTACGAGGGACAGGGCTCCtcggccggctccctcagctccCCGGGGTCCTCGTGCGCGGGCGACAGCGACGCCGGCGGGTACGAGTACCTGGAAGAATGGGGGCCACTCTTCCGAACGCTGGCTGAGCTCTACGGCACCCCAGAAGGCCCACCTCCAACCTGA